Proteins from a genomic interval of Lolium perenne isolate Kyuss_39 chromosome 1, Kyuss_2.0, whole genome shotgun sequence:
- the LOC127313164 gene encoding uncharacterized protein isoform X2 encodes MASASSPPPPEAEPPECPVCLSPFDDASVVPRVLPCGHSLCGSCISSLPPASASAAAAASLRCPLCSQCVPFSRALGASSLPRNLALLSLLPSLPNPSPARAASAPRPLPLPLHAAHSRLFARFCHAILPESASPLQSAPPGPTPAGLVLGSIASDLGAPWFCLRGHPVSLLPAEVPAVGKPSQEAAFYRPSHGSRVVAAIGALSGAAREEMLDLVAASARLARRVCRVYGAWMGPEAATLWLVSERHTPRIPHSLDETSDQLEMVPRIRAVGTDVCEALMGLHGEGLLLGCLRLDCFRLDPFGRCLLDLSEVLVSCRGVRAGACLSKDGALVAPEMAAVLSDAARMRSRDFEGLIWCSSDVWLLGCMLVALVTGDEQLASGWNSDGSHDDWQKEVRTRLDAALAGTQLEPLAAITVSCLSYEPEDRPEIADVWKCIRGSWMKSSGDALAAADDLVAQKSFRCLLLGELSSMCSGRAVVSDDKMQASRGSGDNSSTPDDEINGGCTNNESVCKGVDEVQRDGVFKSSTLLAHRDCVTGLAIGGGFLFSCSYDKTINVWSLQDLSHVQTLKGHEHKITAVVVVDNDNQSLCISADSGSGIFVWHVDSSVNEEPLHKWYEHNDWIYRGVNCLAVSGTGCLYTGSKDKTIKAWSLEDYSLRCTMTGHKSTVSCLAVASGILFSGSWDGTIRSWWLTDHSPLSVLEDDTPGSLAPVLSIATEANFVISSYESGCLKIWKDDVIVKSEKLQNGSIYAVKLNGKWLYTGGMDKVINIQELLDNESDVEIRDVASIACDSVVTSILYWDERLIVGLSNREIKGAKMLLPHE; translated from the exons ATGGCGAGCGCCTCGTCGCCTCCACCGCCGGAAGCGGAGCCGCCCGAGTGCCCGGTGTGCCTCTCCCCCTTCGACGACGCCTCCGTCGTGCCGCGCGTCCTCCCGTGCGGCCACTCCCTCTGCGGCTCCTGCATCTCCTCCCTCCCGCCCGCCTCCGCctcggcggccgccgccgcctccctccgcTGCCCGCTCTGCTCCCAGTGCGTCCCCTTCTCCCGCGCCCTCGGCGCCTCCTCCCTCCCCAGAAATCTCGCCCTCCTCTCCCTTCTCCCCTCCCTCCCCAACCCTTCCCCAGCTCGCGCCGCCTCCGCGCCGCGtcccctccctctccctctccacgCCGCCCACTCCCGCCTCTTCGCCCGCTTCTGCCACGCGATCCtccccgagtccgcctccccgctCCAATCCGCGCCGCCAGGTCCCACTCCCGCCGGCCTCGTCCTCGGATCGATCGCCTCCGACCTCGGCGCCCCCTGGTTCTGCTTGCGGGGCCACCCCGTCAGCCTCCTCCCGGCCGAAGTCCCCGCTGTCGGGAAACCGTCGCAGGAGGCCGCCTTCTACCGGCCCAGCCACGGATCCCGGGTGGTCGCCGCGATCGGCGCGCTGAGCGGCGCGGCGAGGGAGGAGATGCTCGATCTGGTGGCCGCCTCGGCGCGATTGGCGCGGCGGGTGTGCAGGGTTTACGGCGCCTGGATGGGACCCGAGGCGGCAACACTATGGCTAGTCTCTGAACGGCACACTCCAAGAATTCCCCACTCGCTGGACGAGACTAGCGACCAACTGGAAATGGTACCCCGGATCAGAGCTGTTGGAACGGATGTGTGCGAAGCCCTCATGGGATTGCACGGCGAGGGGCTGCTGCTGGGGTGCCTCCGGCTGGACTGCTTCCGCCTCGACCCCTTCGGTCGCTGCCTGCTCGACTTGAGCGAGGTCTTGGTCTCGTGCCGCGGAGTCCGGGCAGGGGCTTGCTTATCCAAGGATGGAGCTTTGGTTGCTCCCGAGATGGCGGCAGTTCTCAGCGACGCCGCAAGGATGCGCAGCCGTGATTTCGAGGGCTTGATATGGTGCAGTTCAGATGTTTGGTTGCTGGGCTGTATGTTGGTGGCGCTTGTTACCGGAGATGAGCAGCTCGCCTCAGGGTGGAATTCTGATGGATCGCACGATGATTGGCAGAAGGAAGTGCGTACGAGGCTTGATGCCGCATTGGCTGGTACGCAGCTGGAACCGTTGGCTGCGATTACGGTGTCATGCTTGAGCTATGAACCAGAAGACCGCCCAGAGATTGCTGATGTTTGGAAGTGTATTAGAGGCTCGTGGATGAAATCTTCTGGTGATGCTTTGGCTGCTGCTGACGATCTTGTAGCGCAGAAGAGTTTTAGGTGTTTGCTCCTTGGGGAGTTGTCCTCAATGTGCTCTGGCCGAGCTGTTGTGTCAGATGATAAAATGCAGGCCTCTCGAGGTTCTGGTGACAATAGTTCAACTCCAGATGATGAAATCAATGGTGGTTGTACAAACAATGAGTCTGTTTGCAAAGGAGTAGATGAGGTACAGCGTGATGGCGTGTTTAAATCTTCAACTCTGCTTGCTCACCGTGACTGTGTCACAGGATTAGCCATTGGAG GTGGATTTTTGTTTAGCTGTTCGTATGACAAAACAATCAACGTATGGTCACTGCAG GACTTATCTCATGTGCAGACTTTGAAGGGTCATGAACACAAAATCACAGCAGTTGTTGTTGTTGACAATGATAACCAGTCCCTTTGTATAAGCGCAGACAGTGGTAGTGGAATTTTTGTCTGGCATGTTGATTCCTCTGTCAACGAGGAACCTTTGCATAAATGGTATGAACATAATGATTGGATATATCGAGGTGTTAACTGTTTGGCTGTTTCTGGAACCGGTTGTCTGTATACTGGCAGCAAAGACAAAACTATTAAGGCTTGGTCTCTCGAG GATTATTCACTTCGGTGCACTATGACAGGCCACAAATCAACCGTGTCTTGCCTTGCAGTTGCTAGCGGTATTCTTTTTAGTGGAAGTTGGGATGGTACTATTCGATCTTGGTGGCTCACTGATCACAGCCCACTGTCTGTACTGGAAGATGATACACCAGGAAGCCTAGCCCCTGTGTTGTCAATTGCAACAgaagctaattttgttatttcatCTTATGAAAGTGGCTGTTTGAAG ATCTGGAAGGACGATGTCATTGTTAAATCAGAAAAACTTCAAAATGGTTCCATTTATGCTGTTAAATTGAATGGTAAATGGCTCTATACTGGTGGAATGGATAAAGTCATAAATATTCAG GAATTATTAGACAATGAGTCTGATGTGGAAATTAGAGATGTCGCTTCCATTGCTTGTGATTCAGTTGTAACTTCAATTTTGTACTGGGATGAGAGGCTGATAGTTGGACTTTCTAACAGGGAAATTAAG GGTGCCAAAATGCTCCTTCCCCATGAATAA
- the LOC127313164 gene encoding uncharacterized protein isoform X1: MASASSPPPPEAEPPECPVCLSPFDDASVVPRVLPCGHSLCGSCISSLPPASASAAAAASLRCPLCSQCVPFSRALGASSLPRNLALLSLLPSLPNPSPARAASAPRPLPLPLHAAHSRLFARFCHAILPESASPLQSAPPGPTPAGLVLGSIASDLGAPWFCLRGHPVSLLPAEVPAVGKPSQEAAFYRPSHGSRVVAAIGALSGAAREEMLDLVAASARLARRVCRVYGAWMGPEAATLWLVSERHTPRIPHSLDETSDQLEMVPRIRAVGTDVCEALMGLHGEGLLLGCLRLDCFRLDPFGRCLLDLSEVLVSCRGVRAGACLSKDGALVAPEMAAVLSDAARMRSRDFEGLIWCSSDVWLLGCMLVALVTGDEQLASGWNSDGSHDDWQKEVRTRLDAALAGTQLEPLAAITVSCLSYEPEDRPEIADVWKCIRGSWMKSSGDALAAADDLVAQKSFRCLLLGELSSMCSGRAVVSDDKMQASRGSGDNSSTPDDEINGGCTNNESVCKGVDEVQRDGVFKSSTLLAHRDCVTGLAIGGGFLFSCSYDKTINVWSLQDLSHVQTLKGHEHKITAVVVVDNDNQSLCISADSGSGIFVWHVDSSVNEEPLHKWYEHNDWIYRGVNCLAVSGTGCLYTGSKDKTIKAWSLEDYSLRCTMTGHKSTVSCLAVASGILFSGSWDGTIRSWWLTDHSPLSVLEDDTPGSLAPVLSIATEANFVISSYESGCLKIWKDDVIVKSEKLQNGSIYAVKLNGKWLYTGGMDKVINIQELLDNESDVEIRDVASIACDSVVTSILYWDERLIVGLSNREIKLPAKPTGKQPIRLQLRFADQDSSRWSHPELRGASGANGFQPADRRQVKIGERVLLGLCAPKI; this comes from the exons ATGGCGAGCGCCTCGTCGCCTCCACCGCCGGAAGCGGAGCCGCCCGAGTGCCCGGTGTGCCTCTCCCCCTTCGACGACGCCTCCGTCGTGCCGCGCGTCCTCCCGTGCGGCCACTCCCTCTGCGGCTCCTGCATCTCCTCCCTCCCGCCCGCCTCCGCctcggcggccgccgccgcctccctccgcTGCCCGCTCTGCTCCCAGTGCGTCCCCTTCTCCCGCGCCCTCGGCGCCTCCTCCCTCCCCAGAAATCTCGCCCTCCTCTCCCTTCTCCCCTCCCTCCCCAACCCTTCCCCAGCTCGCGCCGCCTCCGCGCCGCGtcccctccctctccctctccacgCCGCCCACTCCCGCCTCTTCGCCCGCTTCTGCCACGCGATCCtccccgagtccgcctccccgctCCAATCCGCGCCGCCAGGTCCCACTCCCGCCGGCCTCGTCCTCGGATCGATCGCCTCCGACCTCGGCGCCCCCTGGTTCTGCTTGCGGGGCCACCCCGTCAGCCTCCTCCCGGCCGAAGTCCCCGCTGTCGGGAAACCGTCGCAGGAGGCCGCCTTCTACCGGCCCAGCCACGGATCCCGGGTGGTCGCCGCGATCGGCGCGCTGAGCGGCGCGGCGAGGGAGGAGATGCTCGATCTGGTGGCCGCCTCGGCGCGATTGGCGCGGCGGGTGTGCAGGGTTTACGGCGCCTGGATGGGACCCGAGGCGGCAACACTATGGCTAGTCTCTGAACGGCACACTCCAAGAATTCCCCACTCGCTGGACGAGACTAGCGACCAACTGGAAATGGTACCCCGGATCAGAGCTGTTGGAACGGATGTGTGCGAAGCCCTCATGGGATTGCACGGCGAGGGGCTGCTGCTGGGGTGCCTCCGGCTGGACTGCTTCCGCCTCGACCCCTTCGGTCGCTGCCTGCTCGACTTGAGCGAGGTCTTGGTCTCGTGCCGCGGAGTCCGGGCAGGGGCTTGCTTATCCAAGGATGGAGCTTTGGTTGCTCCCGAGATGGCGGCAGTTCTCAGCGACGCCGCAAGGATGCGCAGCCGTGATTTCGAGGGCTTGATATGGTGCAGTTCAGATGTTTGGTTGCTGGGCTGTATGTTGGTGGCGCTTGTTACCGGAGATGAGCAGCTCGCCTCAGGGTGGAATTCTGATGGATCGCACGATGATTGGCAGAAGGAAGTGCGTACGAGGCTTGATGCCGCATTGGCTGGTACGCAGCTGGAACCGTTGGCTGCGATTACGGTGTCATGCTTGAGCTATGAACCAGAAGACCGCCCAGAGATTGCTGATGTTTGGAAGTGTATTAGAGGCTCGTGGATGAAATCTTCTGGTGATGCTTTGGCTGCTGCTGACGATCTTGTAGCGCAGAAGAGTTTTAGGTGTTTGCTCCTTGGGGAGTTGTCCTCAATGTGCTCTGGCCGAGCTGTTGTGTCAGATGATAAAATGCAGGCCTCTCGAGGTTCTGGTGACAATAGTTCAACTCCAGATGATGAAATCAATGGTGGTTGTACAAACAATGAGTCTGTTTGCAAAGGAGTAGATGAGGTACAGCGTGATGGCGTGTTTAAATCTTCAACTCTGCTTGCTCACCGTGACTGTGTCACAGGATTAGCCATTGGAG GTGGATTTTTGTTTAGCTGTTCGTATGACAAAACAATCAACGTATGGTCACTGCAG GACTTATCTCATGTGCAGACTTTGAAGGGTCATGAACACAAAATCACAGCAGTTGTTGTTGTTGACAATGATAACCAGTCCCTTTGTATAAGCGCAGACAGTGGTAGTGGAATTTTTGTCTGGCATGTTGATTCCTCTGTCAACGAGGAACCTTTGCATAAATGGTATGAACATAATGATTGGATATATCGAGGTGTTAACTGTTTGGCTGTTTCTGGAACCGGTTGTCTGTATACTGGCAGCAAAGACAAAACTATTAAGGCTTGGTCTCTCGAG GATTATTCACTTCGGTGCACTATGACAGGCCACAAATCAACCGTGTCTTGCCTTGCAGTTGCTAGCGGTATTCTTTTTAGTGGAAGTTGGGATGGTACTATTCGATCTTGGTGGCTCACTGATCACAGCCCACTGTCTGTACTGGAAGATGATACACCAGGAAGCCTAGCCCCTGTGTTGTCAATTGCAACAgaagctaattttgttatttcatCTTATGAAAGTGGCTGTTTGAAG ATCTGGAAGGACGATGTCATTGTTAAATCAGAAAAACTTCAAAATGGTTCCATTTATGCTGTTAAATTGAATGGTAAATGGCTCTATACTGGTGGAATGGATAAAGTCATAAATATTCAG GAATTATTAGACAATGAGTCTGATGTGGAAATTAGAGATGTCGCTTCCATTGCTTGTGATTCAGTTGTAACTTCAATTTTGTACTGGGATGAGAGGCTGATAGTTGGACTTTCTAACAGGGAAATTAAG CTACCAGCCAAACCAACAGGTAAACAGCCCATCCGCTTGCAGCTGCGATTCGCTGATCAGGATAGTAGTCGATGGAGTCATCCAGAGCTACGGGGAGCTAGCGGTGCCAATGGGTTTCAGCCCGCAGACCGTAGACAGGTGAAGATTGGAGAGAGAGTACTTCTGGGACTCTGTGCACCCAAAATTTGA
- the LOC139833341 gene encoding uncharacterized mitochondrial protein AtMg00810-like, whose translation MTNLGDLSYFLGISVSRSTTGMLLSQRKYAIDLLQHAGMMDCNPCVTPIDTRCKLSADDGPLVADATEYRSFAGALQYLTLTRPDIAHAVEQACLYMHAPREPHLNLVKRILRYIRGTLDLGLHLQSTPASSLTAYSDADWAGCPDTRRSTSVYLGDNLVSWSSKRQATVSRSSAEAEYHHVAHVVAEYCDNVNVVYMACNPVQHVTKHIEIDIHFVREKVSLGQIRVLHVPSSQQFADIMTKGLPSQLFLDFRYSLCL comes from the exons ATGACCAATCTCGGGGACCTGTCCTATTTCCTCGGGATCTCGGTTTCTCGCTCCACGACAGGGATGCTCTTGTCTCAACGAAAGTACGCCATTGACCTTCTTCAGCATGCTGGAATGATGGATTGCAACCCATGTGTCACGCCCATTGATACCCGTTGCAAACTATCTGCCGATGATGGACCTCTCGTCGCCGACGCCACCGAGTACCGGAGCTTTGCTGGAGCTCTTCAGTACTTAACACTGACACGTCCCGACATTGCCCATGCTGTTGAGCAGGCCTGTCTCTACATGCATGCCCCTCGGGAACCGCATCTCAACCTCGTCAAGCGGATCCTGCGCTACATCCGTGGCACTCTGGACCTCGGACTTCATCTTCAGTCCACGCCAGCCTCATCCCTCACCGCGTactccgatgcggattgggcaggTTGTCCCGACACTCGCCGATCCACCTCTGTCTATCTTGGTGACAATCTGGTGTCCTGGTCCTCTAAGCGCCAGGCTACTGTGTCTCGCTCCAGTGCTGAGGCCGAGTACCATCATGTGGCTCATGTCGTCGCTGAGTACTGTGACAACGTCAACGTTGTCTACATGGCTTGCAACCCGGTTCAGCATGTTACGAAGCACATCGAGATTgacatccactttgttcgggAGAAGGTGTCACTTGGTCAGATCCGGGTTCTTCACGTGCCATCTTCGCAGCAGTTTGCCGATATCATGACGAAGGGGCTACCGTCCCAGTTATTTCTGGACTTTCGGTACAGTCTTTGC CTGTAG
- the LOC127313164 gene encoding uncharacterized protein isoform X3 — translation MASASSPPPPEAEPPECPVCLSPFDDASVVPRVLPCGHSLCGSCISSLPPASASAAAAASLRCPLCSQCVPFSRALGASSLPRNLALLSLLPSLPNPSPARAASAPRPLPLPLHAAHSRLFARFCHAILPESASPLQSAPPGPTPAGLVLGSIASDLGAPWFCLRGHPVSLLPAEVPAVGKPSQEAAFYRPSHGSRVVAAIGALSGAAREEMLDLVAASARLARRVCRVYGAWMGPEAATLWLVSERHTPRIPHSLDETSDQLEMVPRIRAVGTDVCEALMGLHGEGLLLGCLRLDCFRLDPFGRCLLDLSEVLVSCRGVRAGACLSKDGALVAPEMAAVLSDAARMRSRDFEGLIWCSSDVWLLGCMLVALVTGDEQLASGWNSDGSHDDWQKEVRTRLDAALAGTQLEPLAAITVSCLSYEPEDRPEIADVWKCIRGSWMKSSGDALAAADDLVAQKSFRCLLLGELSSMCSGRAVVSDDKMQASRGSGDNSSTPDDEINGGCTNNESVCKGVDEVQRDGVFKSSTLLAHRDCVTGLAIGGGFLFSCSYDKTINVWSLQDLSHVQTLKGHEHKITAVVVVDNDNQSLCISADSGSGIFVWHVDSSVNEEPLHKWYEHNDWIYRGVNCLAVSGTGCLYTGSKDKTIKAWSLEDYSLRCTMTGHKSTVSCLAVASGILFSGSWDGTIRSWWLTDHSPLSVLEDDTPGSLAPVLSIATEANFVISSYESGCLKIWKDDVIVKSEKLQNGSIYAVKLNGKWLYTGGMDKVINIQELLDNESDVEIRDVASIACDSVVTSILYWDERLIVGLSNREIKVYEKGS, via the exons ATGGCGAGCGCCTCGTCGCCTCCACCGCCGGAAGCGGAGCCGCCCGAGTGCCCGGTGTGCCTCTCCCCCTTCGACGACGCCTCCGTCGTGCCGCGCGTCCTCCCGTGCGGCCACTCCCTCTGCGGCTCCTGCATCTCCTCCCTCCCGCCCGCCTCCGCctcggcggccgccgccgcctccctccgcTGCCCGCTCTGCTCCCAGTGCGTCCCCTTCTCCCGCGCCCTCGGCGCCTCCTCCCTCCCCAGAAATCTCGCCCTCCTCTCCCTTCTCCCCTCCCTCCCCAACCCTTCCCCAGCTCGCGCCGCCTCCGCGCCGCGtcccctccctctccctctccacgCCGCCCACTCCCGCCTCTTCGCCCGCTTCTGCCACGCGATCCtccccgagtccgcctccccgctCCAATCCGCGCCGCCAGGTCCCACTCCCGCCGGCCTCGTCCTCGGATCGATCGCCTCCGACCTCGGCGCCCCCTGGTTCTGCTTGCGGGGCCACCCCGTCAGCCTCCTCCCGGCCGAAGTCCCCGCTGTCGGGAAACCGTCGCAGGAGGCCGCCTTCTACCGGCCCAGCCACGGATCCCGGGTGGTCGCCGCGATCGGCGCGCTGAGCGGCGCGGCGAGGGAGGAGATGCTCGATCTGGTGGCCGCCTCGGCGCGATTGGCGCGGCGGGTGTGCAGGGTTTACGGCGCCTGGATGGGACCCGAGGCGGCAACACTATGGCTAGTCTCTGAACGGCACACTCCAAGAATTCCCCACTCGCTGGACGAGACTAGCGACCAACTGGAAATGGTACCCCGGATCAGAGCTGTTGGAACGGATGTGTGCGAAGCCCTCATGGGATTGCACGGCGAGGGGCTGCTGCTGGGGTGCCTCCGGCTGGACTGCTTCCGCCTCGACCCCTTCGGTCGCTGCCTGCTCGACTTGAGCGAGGTCTTGGTCTCGTGCCGCGGAGTCCGGGCAGGGGCTTGCTTATCCAAGGATGGAGCTTTGGTTGCTCCCGAGATGGCGGCAGTTCTCAGCGACGCCGCAAGGATGCGCAGCCGTGATTTCGAGGGCTTGATATGGTGCAGTTCAGATGTTTGGTTGCTGGGCTGTATGTTGGTGGCGCTTGTTACCGGAGATGAGCAGCTCGCCTCAGGGTGGAATTCTGATGGATCGCACGATGATTGGCAGAAGGAAGTGCGTACGAGGCTTGATGCCGCATTGGCTGGTACGCAGCTGGAACCGTTGGCTGCGATTACGGTGTCATGCTTGAGCTATGAACCAGAAGACCGCCCAGAGATTGCTGATGTTTGGAAGTGTATTAGAGGCTCGTGGATGAAATCTTCTGGTGATGCTTTGGCTGCTGCTGACGATCTTGTAGCGCAGAAGAGTTTTAGGTGTTTGCTCCTTGGGGAGTTGTCCTCAATGTGCTCTGGCCGAGCTGTTGTGTCAGATGATAAAATGCAGGCCTCTCGAGGTTCTGGTGACAATAGTTCAACTCCAGATGATGAAATCAATGGTGGTTGTACAAACAATGAGTCTGTTTGCAAAGGAGTAGATGAGGTACAGCGTGATGGCGTGTTTAAATCTTCAACTCTGCTTGCTCACCGTGACTGTGTCACAGGATTAGCCATTGGAG GTGGATTTTTGTTTAGCTGTTCGTATGACAAAACAATCAACGTATGGTCACTGCAG GACTTATCTCATGTGCAGACTTTGAAGGGTCATGAACACAAAATCACAGCAGTTGTTGTTGTTGACAATGATAACCAGTCCCTTTGTATAAGCGCAGACAGTGGTAGTGGAATTTTTGTCTGGCATGTTGATTCCTCTGTCAACGAGGAACCTTTGCATAAATGGTATGAACATAATGATTGGATATATCGAGGTGTTAACTGTTTGGCTGTTTCTGGAACCGGTTGTCTGTATACTGGCAGCAAAGACAAAACTATTAAGGCTTGGTCTCTCGAG GATTATTCACTTCGGTGCACTATGACAGGCCACAAATCAACCGTGTCTTGCCTTGCAGTTGCTAGCGGTATTCTTTTTAGTGGAAGTTGGGATGGTACTATTCGATCTTGGTGGCTCACTGATCACAGCCCACTGTCTGTACTGGAAGATGATACACCAGGAAGCCTAGCCCCTGTGTTGTCAATTGCAACAgaagctaattttgttatttcatCTTATGAAAGTGGCTGTTTGAAG ATCTGGAAGGACGATGTCATTGTTAAATCAGAAAAACTTCAAAATGGTTCCATTTATGCTGTTAAATTGAATGGTAAATGGCTCTATACTGGTGGAATGGATAAAGTCATAAATATTCAG GAATTATTAGACAATGAGTCTGATGTGGAAATTAGAGATGTCGCTTCCATTGCTTGTGATTCAGTTGTAACTTCAATTTTGTACTGGGATGAGAGGCTGATAGTTGGACTTTCTAACAGGGAAATTAAG GTTTACGAGAAGGGGTCTTAA